Proteins found in one Hyla sarda isolate aHylSar1 chromosome 7, aHylSar1.hap1, whole genome shotgun sequence genomic segment:
- the LOC130283134 gene encoding olfactory receptor 146-like yields the protein MIHENTTVEGFILLGFSEYPDSQILLFFGFLTAYSLCVLENMFLIVLVCLNSQLHTPMYFFVCNLAFLDICLTTLIHPKFLLTFLNMRSISFHECMGQLYLYISFQSLELFLLTVMSYERYVAICNPLRYNIILNKKVCVTLTAVTWMISLVDPAPFIQMLAKLNFCKSDEINHFLCDSVPLLKLSCESISRLGLVLLIEGIGSALPCFLFTLSSYISIIFVILKIQSAKGRRKAFSTCSAHLTVVCMLYVTLTCVYIVPPSSNTSVNNSKTASLLNTVLIPILNPLLYSLRNKEIQNAFLSLVKQKRILTK from the coding sequence ATGATACATGAAAACACAACAGTGGAAGGATTTATCCTACTGGGGTTTTCTGAATACCCAGATTCCCAGATTTTACTCTTCTTTGGTTTTCTCACTGCTTATTCCCTCTGTGTTTTAGAGAACATGTTTCTCATTGTCCTTGTTTGTCTTAATTCACAACTTCATACTCCTATGTATTTCTTTGTTTGTAACCTGGCCTTTTTAGATATTTGCCTGACCACCCTTATCCATCCTAAATTCTTGCTGACATTCCTGAATATGAGATCAATATCCTTCCATGAATGTATGGGGCAGCTTTATCTTTATATTTCTTTCCAAAGCTTGGAGTTATTTCTGTTGACTGTTATGTCCTACGAACGCTATGTGGCAATCTGTAATCCACTCCGCtataatatcattttgaataagaAGGTCTGTGTAACTCTTACTGCTGTCACGTGGATGATAAGTTTAGTAGATCCAGCTCCCTTTATCCAAATGTTGGCAAAGTTGAATTTCTGCAAGTCTGATGAGATTAATCACTTTTTATGTGATTCTGTTCCATTATTGAAACTTTCCTGTGAAAGCATCAGCAGACTAGGACTTGTTCTTCTTATTGAGGGTATAGGTTCTGCTTTGCCATGCTTCTTATTTACCTTGTCTTCTTATATCTCAATCATTTTTGTTATTCTTAAAATTCAGTCAGCCAAAGGAAGACGGAAAGCTTTCTCTACCTGCTCAGCCCACCTCACTGTTGTATGTATGCTCTATGTCACACTGACTTGTGTTTATATTGTGCCTCCATCTAGTAATACATCTGTGAATAACTCTAAAACAGCTTCTCTCTTAAATACAGTACTCATCCCAATACTAAATCCTCTATTATACAGTCTCCGAAACAAAGAGATACAAAATGCATTTCTTTCACTTGTAaaacaaaaaaggattttaacCAAGTAA